In Clostridium sp. DL-VIII, the following proteins share a genomic window:
- a CDS encoding helix-turn-helix domain-containing protein — translation MSETNQKLYNCPIDFTIELISGKWSMWVLWTLQDATLRFGEIRDKIPGITEKMLIQQLKKFESYNIVSRKVYMEVPPKVEYSLTEHGKSLKPIMLSIQQWGNEHLYIQNFPEKKSYSY, via the coding sequence ATGTCGGAAACGAATCAAAAATTATATAATTGTCCTATAGATTTTACAATTGAATTAATAAGTGGAAAATGGAGTATGTGGGTTTTATGGACCTTACAAGATGCAACTCTACGTTTTGGAGAAATTAGAGACAAAATACCTGGAATCACAGAAAAAATGCTAATTCAGCAGTTAAAAAAATTTGAAAGCTACAACATTGTTAGCAGAAAAGTATACATGGAGGTTCCTCCTAAAGTAGAATATTCACTAACTGAGCACGGCAAAAGTCTAAAACCAATAATGTTATCAATACAGCAATGGGGAAATGAACATTTATATATTCAAAATTTTCCCGAAAAAAAATCGTATTCATATTGA
- a CDS encoding GNAT family N-acetyltransferase, which yields MKDYIIKESSDDEAELIIDNLVSYNLSIIPKIQEESFIFINRVIKNSENKIIAGINSKMYCWNCLYIDSLWVDAGYRKFGFGTKLLNEVEMIARKRGCRLIHLDTFDFQAMDFYIKQGYEIFGVLENCPKNHRRYYMKKDI from the coding sequence ATGAAGGATTATATTATTAAGGAAAGTAGTGACGATGAAGCAGAGTTAATTATAGATAATTTAGTAAGCTATAATTTATCTATAATTCCAAAGATTCAAGAAGAATCATTTATATTTATAAACAGAGTTATTAAAAATAGTGAAAATAAAATTATTGCAGGAATAAATAGCAAAATGTATTGTTGGAATTGTCTATATATAGATTCTTTATGGGTTGATGCAGGTTATAGAAAATTTGGTTTTGGAACTAAACTTTTAAATGAAGTTGAAATGATAGCAAGAAAAAGAGGCTGTAGATTAATTCATTTAGATACATTTGATTTTCAAGCAATGGATTTTTATATAAAACAAGGCTATGAAATTTTTGGAGTGTTAGAAAATTGCCCAAAAAATCATAGACGATATTACATGAAAAAAGATATATAA
- a CDS encoding GNAT family N-acetyltransferase yields the protein MIIEKLKLKDIPELLELYKELTPYNNSINKSFEIYTEILKDEKYLLLVAKEDGKIVGSVLAVCCLLLALDGGRFLVVEDVIVKSEVRRSGIGKKLMKVIDKFAITNNCIYSILVSSEYRKSAHKFYENLGFTEEVRGFRKGYV from the coding sequence ATGATTATTGAAAAATTAAAATTAAAAGATATTCCAGAATTATTGGAACTATATAAAGAACTTACTCCATATAATAATTCAATAAACAAATCTTTTGAAATATACACAGAGATATTAAAAGACGAAAAGTATCTGCTTCTAGTAGCAAAGGAAGATGGAAAAATAGTCGGATCAGTATTGGCGGTGTGTTGCTTACTGCTGGCTTTAGATGGAGGCCGTTTTCTAGTAGTTGAAGATGTAATTGTTAAAAGTGAGGTAAGAAGAAGCGGAATTGGTAAAAAATTAATGAAAGTAATAGATAAATTTGCCATAACAAATAATTGTATCTACTCTATATTAGTATCATCAGAATATAGAAAATCCGCACATAAATTTTATGAAAATTTAGGCTTTACAGAGGAAGTAAGAGGATTTAGAAAAGGATACGTATAA
- a CDS encoding VOC family protein yields MKIEHVAIWTTDIEKSKKFYMDYFDGIAEEKYINPKKNFESYFLSFESGARLELMQMPSIPSCLNNTIDQYIGLIHLAISVGSIEIVNKLTDTLRNAGYKVVSEPRHTGDGYYESCILDPDGNRIEITE; encoded by the coding sequence ATGAAAATCGAGCACGTAGCTATATGGACTACAGATATAGAGAAATCAAAAAAATTTTATATGGATTATTTTGATGGTATTGCTGAGGAAAAGTATATAAACCCGAAGAAAAACTTCGAATCATATTTTCTTAGCTTTGAATCAGGTGCCAGACTTGAGCTTATGCAGATGCCATCTATTCCTTCATGCCTAAATAATACTATTGATCAATATATAGGTTTAATTCATCTTGCTATTTCAGTAGGTAGTATTGAAATAGTTAATAAACTTACTGATACGTTAAGAAATGCTGGTTATAAAGTAGTAAGTGAACCTCGTCACACTGGAGATGGCTATTACGAGAGCTGTATTTTAGATCCTGATGGAAATCGAATAGAAATAACAGAGTAA
- a CDS encoding HD-GYP domain-containing protein, which yields MRVSELCRRIGEALKFPQNKIDDLVSLGRFHDIGKIALDENIINKAGKLTEDEWKEIRRHSEIGYRMINTVDRMSSIANYILYHHERWDGTGYPKGLKEEEIPLESRIIAIADAYDAMVSERCYKNELTEKAAIEELRNNSGSQFDPDLVKIFINEVLKNDFDN from the coding sequence CTGAGAGTTTCAGAATTATGTAGAAGGATAGGGGAAGCACTGAAGTTTCCTCAAAATAAGATTGATGATCTTGTATCGCTTGGAAGGTTTCATGATATAGGCAAAATTGCATTAGATGAAAATATAATAAATAAAGCAGGGAAACTTACTGAGGATGAATGGAAAGAAATTAGGCGTCATTCAGAAATAGGATATAGAATGATTAATACAGTAGATCGAATGTCGTCTATAGCTAACTACATATTATATCACCATGAAAGATGGGATGGGACAGGGTATCCTAAAGGTTTAAAAGAAGAGGAAATACCATTAGAATCAAGAATTATTGCTATAGCTGATGCTTATGATGCAATGGTAAGTGAAAGATGCTATAAGAACGAATTAACAGAAAAAGCTGCTATAGAAGAATTAAGAAATAATTCAGGGAGCCAATTTGATCCGGATTTAGTTAAAATATTTATAAATGAAGTATTAAAGAATGATTTTGATAACTAA
- a CDS encoding right-handed parallel beta-helix repeat-containing protein: MSKKIKMMAFAVGALLSISSLSLTGVQASATSISDISSITTSTTSAQVQLSDDKGNINAASLSSTGMYTNLASVEDSSFTNAVYVASNGSSSNSGTSSSPLDLATALQKIANGQAKAILLQSGTYKFNSQFTISASGTAGDYNILKACKGASVILDFSGEAYNSSDTSKNDRGIQLNGNCWYIEGITIKGAADNGMMLSGKHNVLERCIFDSNKDSGLQISRSSSSITNFNDFPSDNYIINCTSKDNCDPATYENADGFAAKLTCGNGNVFDGCISYNNSDDGWDLYAKTDTGSIGVVTIRNCISMRNGKTEDGTTKSSCDGNGFKLGGSGVPTAHIATNCLAIQNLHHGFTDNDNPAALQLTNCTAFDNNQGGSKNNFSLYRCDGANLSNSISYTTNKTSDKLQNLTADHIVYTNSSKWYKVTNNQAIDTSDSSKRGEVISTGTSASDFTNATIPSVGTNFDQLWRNSDGTLNTKGVAIISPSSQFGTFSADGGIIGARFSDNNKAAELEIE, from the coding sequence ATGAGTAAAAAAATTAAAATGATGGCATTTGCAGTAGGTGCATTATTATCAATTTCCAGCTTATCTTTAACAGGTGTACAAGCTAGCGCAACTTCAATAAGTGATATTTCAAGTATTACAACTTCAACAACTAGTGCACAAGTTCAATTGTCAGATGATAAGGGTAACATTAATGCAGCAAGTTTAAGCTCAACAGGAATGTATACTAACTTAGCTAGTGTAGAAGATAGTTCTTTCACAAATGCAGTTTATGTAGCTTCAAACGGTTCTTCTAGCAATAGTGGTACTTCCAGCAGTCCTTTAGATTTGGCAACAGCCTTACAAAAAATAGCCAATGGACAAGCGAAGGCGATTTTACTACAATCAGGAACCTATAAGTTTAATAGTCAATTTACTATTTCAGCTAGTGGAACTGCAGGTGATTACAATATATTAAAGGCTTGCAAAGGTGCAAGTGTAATATTAGATTTTTCAGGAGAAGCATATAATTCTAGTGACACTTCTAAAAATGATAGAGGTATACAACTTAATGGAAATTGCTGGTATATTGAAGGCATAACAATAAAGGGTGCGGCAGATAATGGAATGATGTTATCAGGTAAGCATAATGTTTTAGAGAGATGTATATTCGATAGCAATAAGGATTCAGGGTTACAAATCAGCAGAAGCAGTTCGTCTATAACTAATTTTAACGATTTTCCAAGTGATAACTATATAATAAATTGTACTTCAAAAGATAACTGCGATCCAGCAACATATGAAAATGCAGATGGTTTTGCAGCTAAATTAACTTGCGGAAATGGAAACGTGTTCGATGGATGCATTTCTTATAATAATAGTGATGATGGCTGGGATTTATATGCAAAAACAGATACAGGTTCTATAGGTGTGGTTACAATCAGAAATTGTATTTCTATGAGAAATGGTAAAACAGAAGATGGAACTACTAAGTCAAGCTGCGACGGTAACGGATTTAAATTAGGAGGTTCTGGAGTTCCAACAGCTCATATAGCTACAAATTGTTTAGCAATACAGAACTTACACCATGGGTTTACAGATAATGATAATCCTGCTGCACTTCAATTAACTAATTGTACTGCTTTTGATAATAACCAAGGCGGCAGTAAGAATAATTTTAGCTTATATCGCTGTGATGGTGCTAATTTATCTAATTCTATTTCGTATACAACAAACAAGACTTCTGATAAGCTTCAAAATTTAACTGCTGATCATATTGTATATACAAATAGCAGTAAATGGTATAAAGTAACTAATAATCAAGCTATAGATACAAGTGATTCTTCTAAAAGAGGAGAAGTTATCTCAACAGGAACATCAGCTTCTGATTTTACAAATGCAACTATACCATCTGTAGGAACAAACTTTGACCAGTTATG
- a CDS encoding flavin reductase family protein: MEKIRMGSKGYLYPNPIVLVGTKVNGKANYLNVSYCGIVNRIPAMISISLNRSHYSCDGIKQNKTFSINIPSLKMLRITDYCGIVSGKDVDKSKFFSTFYGELKDAPMIQECPINIECKVVQELDLGGTNIIIIGEVIETYSEGKYLINNIPNLKKINPILLSIDEFNYYSVGEKVGKAWEAGKNINN, translated from the coding sequence ATGGAAAAAATCAGAATGGGAAGTAAAGGATATCTTTATCCAAATCCTATAGTGCTTGTTGGCACAAAGGTTAATGGAAAAGCAAATTATTTAAATGTTTCATATTGCGGTATAGTCAATAGAATTCCGGCTATGATATCAATATCTCTTAATAGGTCTCATTATAGTTGTGATGGAATTAAGCAGAATAAAACTTTCAGCATTAATATCCCATCTTTAAAAATGCTTAGAATTACAGATTATTGTGGTATTGTATCAGGAAAAGATGTTGATAAATCAAAATTTTTTAGTACTTTTTATGGAGAGCTTAAAGATGCTCCAATGATACAAGAATGCCCTATTAATATTGAATGTAAAGTTGTTCAGGAATTAGATTTGGGTGGTACTAACATAATTATAATAGGAGAAGTAATTGAGACGTATTCGGAGGGAAAATATCTTATAAACAATATTCCAAATTTAAAAAAGATTAATCCGATTTTACTTTCTATAGATGAATTTAACTATTATAGTGTTGGAGAAAAGGTAGGCAAAGCCTGGGAGGCTGGCAAAAATATTAATAATTAA
- a CDS encoding right-handed parallel beta-helix repeat-containing protein, protein MRNAKKIYLGAVLGIIVIGASLFWNLPAYASNIINVSDSGTSLSNALASAKPGDIINIIGTIKSEAVEVPAGVTITGKSGNGKIDFSSTASYYSGRGISIKTDGSTITDLDIYGAADNGIYIEGSNNKLTNLRVHDNKDSGVQLSRGATNNTLTNVYSYNNVDVGRNSADGFAIIYFSGPLNKLIDCTAEGNADDGYDLTDADGGVLLTRCKAISNGMARGIKGDGDGFKLGGIGKKDITDEGELRLVLARHVLINCTAEGNTEVGFDGRNQAGVITMTGCISKKNDKGNYRFSDDNVVIN, encoded by the coding sequence ATGAGGAATGCTAAAAAAATATATTTAGGCGCAGTTTTAGGAATAATTGTTATAGGAGCAAGCTTATTTTGGAATTTGCCAGCTTATGCAAGTAATATAATAAATGTTAGTGATTCTGGAACTTCTTTATCAAATGCATTAGCTTCAGCAAAGCCTGGAGATATTATTAATATTATTGGAACTATAAAATCAGAAGCTGTGGAGGTACCTGCAGGAGTGACAATAACAGGAAAATCAGGTAATGGGAAAATAGACTTCTCTTCAACAGCTAGCTATTATTCTGGAAGAGGAATTTCGATTAAGACTGATGGCTCTACAATTACGGACTTGGATATTTATGGAGCTGCAGATAATGGGATTTACATTGAAGGTTCAAATAACAAACTTACAAATTTAAGGGTACATGATAATAAAGATTCAGGAGTACAGTTATCAAGAGGGGCAACTAATAATACGTTAACCAATGTCTATTCATATAACAATGTTGATGTAGGAAGAAATAGTGCTGATGGATTTGCAATTATATATTTTTCGGGTCCATTAAATAAGCTGATAGATTGTACAGCAGAAGGAAATGCAGATGATGGCTATGATTTAACAGATGCAGATGGAGGAGTATTATTAACGAGATGTAAAGCTATAAGTAATGGAATGGCCCGAGGGATAAAAGGTGATGGGGATGGCTTTAAGCTTGGAGGTATAGGCAAAAAGGATATAACTGATGAAGGGGAACTACGTTTGGTTTTAGCAAGACATGTGCTTATTAATTGTACAGCAGAAGGAAATACTGAAGTTGGATTTGATGGAAGAAATCAGGCAGGAGTGATTACAATGACTGGATGTATAAGTAAAAAAAATGATAAAGGGAACTATAGATTTTCTGATGATAATGTTGTGATAAATTAA
- a CDS encoding putative quinol monooxygenase yields MIVKNVTFYIKSEHIKEFIEATVENQQNSIKEEGIVSFDFLQCKDDQTKFLLYESYKSEEDINKHLETEHFKKWIKVVEQWFSSPRDRVTYIPVSK; encoded by the coding sequence ATGATAGTAAAAAATGTAACATTCTATATAAAATCAGAGCATATAAAAGAGTTTATTGAAGCAACCGTGGAAAATCAGCAAAATTCTATAAAGGAAGAAGGCATTGTATCTTTTGATTTCTTACAATGCAAAGATGATCAAACGAAATTTTTGCTATATGAAAGCTATAAATCTGAAGAGGATATAAATAAGCATTTAGAGACAGAACATTTTAAAAAATGGATAAAGGTAGTTGAACAGTGGTTTTCAAGTCCAAGAGATAGAGTTACGTACATTCCTGTTTCAAAATAG
- a CDS encoding right-handed parallel beta-helix repeat-containing protein yields MKVKKILATLMLTITIIGGGAFGSITPAFAATNYYVSTSGSDSNSGTSSSSPFKTLAKAVSSASSGSTIYVASGTYNVTSTIKLSKSNSSGSPIKIVAQSGEPVIDFSGQSYSDSNRGFQVSGSYYTIQDLKIVGAGDNGIYITGDHNTVKSCDITKCRDTGLQISNGGSNTYVYDVNSTYNYDPKTSGENADGFAAKLSIGTGNVFEKCNADYNSDDGFDLYDAGNIVKFYNCEASHNGVDEGNGNGFKVGGNYSADNHYLENCTSTANKLRGFDQNNNTGALTLINCTGDGNYSNFYFKTAPKSGKHVFTGCISKNGKDKDYITGATVTNCSFNQ; encoded by the coding sequence ATGAAAGTAAAGAAAATTTTAGCTACTTTAATGTTAACGATAACAATAATTGGAGGTGGTGCATTTGGAAGCATAACACCAGCATTTGCAGCAACAAATTATTATGTATCTACAAGTGGAAGTGATTCTAATTCGGGTACATCCTCCTCCTCTCCATTTAAAACACTAGCAAAAGCAGTATCAAGTGCATCATCAGGTTCAACAATTTATGTGGCTAGTGGTACCTATAATGTCACATCTACTATTAAGCTATCAAAATCTAATTCTTCTGGTTCACCTATTAAGATTGTAGCACAAAGTGGAGAACCAGTAATAGATTTTAGTGGACAAAGCTACTCAGATTCAAATAGGGGATTTCAGGTTTCAGGAAGTTATTACACAATACAAGATCTTAAGATTGTAGGTGCAGGAGATAATGGTATATATATTACTGGAGACCATAATACCGTAAAGTCGTGTGATATCACAAAATGTAGGGATACCGGACTTCAAATTAGTAATGGAGGATCAAACACTTATGTTTATGATGTAAATTCAACCTATAATTATGATCCTAAAACAAGTGGTGAAAATGCAGATGGATTTGCAGCTAAATTAAGTATCGGTACAGGAAATGTTTTTGAAAAATGTAATGCAGATTATAATTCAGATGATGGATTTGATCTCTACGATGCAGGTAATATAGTAAAATTTTATAACTGTGAAGCATCTCATAATGGTGTAGATGAAGGAAATGGTAATGGATTTAAAGTTGGTGGAAATTACTCGGCAGATAATCATTACCTTGAAAATTGTACGTCTACAGCTAATAAGCTTCGTGGATTTGATCAAAATAATAATACTGGTGCACTTACATTAATAAACTGCACAGGAGATGGAAATTATTCAAATTTCTATTTTAAAACAGCGCCAAAATCAGGAAAACACGTATTCACAGGCTGTATTTCGAAAAACGGAAAAGATAAAGATTATATTACAGGTGCAACTGTAACTAATTGTTCATTTAATCAATAA
- a CDS encoding MurR/RpiR family transcriptional regulator codes for MNIFSKLNKLTNLTENEKTLVNYMMDNPEIFVKMSALEISDACFISTSTIYRLCQKLDLSGLSELKVQISMSINEYLKENNPIDYNYPFKQNETQYQIVLKLKELYEQTLVSSLNLIDLEQLRLISNVLKKAQHIDFYTSAGNLYFAENFKFQMQEIGTFINVPLEEYHQRLTASTSDKEHIAIIVSFEARGVIIKEIADILKKNKTPIILISSTNENPLTKYANYHLYLSSNENHFNKISSFSTRLSLLYVLDCIYTCYFKFDYDQNVKYKLDTYKKLSNNKNPDCI; via the coding sequence ATGAACATTTTTAGTAAATTGAATAAACTAACCAACTTAACTGAAAATGAGAAAACATTAGTTAACTATATGATGGATAATCCTGAAATTTTTGTAAAAATGAGTGCTCTTGAAATTAGTGACGCTTGCTTTATCTCAACTTCAACTATTTATAGACTTTGTCAAAAATTAGATTTATCAGGACTATCAGAATTAAAAGTACAAATATCTATGTCTATTAATGAATATTTAAAAGAAAATAATCCAATAGATTATAATTATCCTTTTAAGCAAAATGAAACACAATATCAAATTGTACTAAAATTAAAAGAATTATATGAGCAAACTCTAGTATCTTCTTTAAATTTAATAGATTTAGAGCAGTTAAGATTGATATCTAACGTTTTAAAAAAAGCACAGCACATTGACTTTTATACATCTGCTGGAAATCTTTATTTTGCAGAGAACTTTAAATTCCAAATGCAGGAAATAGGAACTTTTATTAATGTCCCTCTAGAAGAGTATCATCAACGATTAACAGCATCAACAAGCGATAAAGAGCATATTGCTATAATAGTATCCTTTGAAGCAAGAGGAGTAATAATAAAAGAAATAGCAGATATATTAAAAAAGAATAAAACTCCAATTATTTTAATTTCATCTACCAATGAAAATCCTCTTACTAAGTATGCTAATTATCATTTGTACTTAAGTTCAAATGAAAACCATTTTAATAAAATTTCATCTTTTTCAACAAGGTTATCTTTATTATATGTTTTGGATTGTATATATACATGTTATTTTAAATTTGATTATGACCAAAATGTAAAGTATAAACTTGATACATATAAAAAATTATCTAATAATAAAAATCCTGATTGCATATAA
- a CDS encoding diguanylate cyclase — MSGNILIVDDSDIERKIIAQAIKNRLDGVNIYEARDGFDISNKLLKNNIHVCIMDIMMPVKDGFEVLQEMKDNFKLMDIPVIVCTGISDKEGIERALNLGAYDYFSKPLSEEVIKIALPLKIKNAIDFMKRKQEIIHLSYHDQLTGLYNRRFFEDELNQLDIKENLPLTVVMGDLNGLKLINDSFGHIMGDELIKRVGKVMEAVCRTEGITARISGDEFVILLPKTNELEAEEIIIRINGMLAEEKVGSSDVSISLGYGCKNNEDERIDEIIKIAENKMYEKKLYEGQDMRGKTIKNIMNTFYKKIKLKKIIH; from the coding sequence ATGAGCGGAAATATACTAATAGTTGATGATTCTGATATTGAAAGAAAAATTATTGCGCAGGCAATTAAAAACAGATTAGATGGTGTAAATATTTATGAAGCTCGGGACGGTTTTGATATCTCTAATAAACTTTTAAAAAATAATATACATGTATGTATAATGGATATAATGATGCCAGTAAAAGATGGATTTGAAGTACTACAGGAAATGAAGGATAACTTTAAATTAATGGATATACCTGTAATTGTATGTACTGGTATTTCTGATAAAGAAGGAATAGAGAGAGCACTGAATCTTGGTGCATATGATTATTTTTCAAAACCTCTAAGTGAAGAAGTGATTAAGATAGCTCTACCGCTTAAAATCAAGAATGCAATTGATTTTATGAAAAGAAAACAAGAAATAATTCATTTAAGCTATCACGATCAATTAACTGGATTATATAATCGCAGATTTTTTGAAGATGAGTTAAATCAACTTGACATAAAAGAAAATCTTCCATTAACGGTTGTCATGGGAGATTTAAATGGATTAAAACTCATTAATGATTCTTTTGGACATATAATGGGAGATGAGCTTATTAAAAGAGTAGGAAAGGTTATGGAAGCAGTGTGTAGAACGGAAGGTATTACTGCAAGAATATCAGGAGATGAGTTTGTTATATTACTACCAAAGACCAATGAGCTTGAAGCTGAAGAAATCATTATAAGAATTAACGGTATGCTGGCAGAAGAAAAAGTTGGATCTTCTGATGTCTCAATTTCTCTTGGTTATGGATGTAAAAATAATGAAGATGAGAGAATAGATGAAATAATTAAAATCGCAGAAAATAAAATGTATGAAAAAAAATTATATGAAGGCCAAGATATGAGAGGCAAGACAATTAAAAATATAATGAATACATTTTATAAAAAAATAAAGTTGAAAAAGATCATTCACTGA